In Zingiber officinale cultivar Zhangliang chromosome 6A, Zo_v1.1, whole genome shotgun sequence, a single genomic region encodes these proteins:
- the LOC121994867 gene encoding transcription termination factor MTERF8, chloroplastic-like, with the protein MMKRLHYFSSFCKTVYFSRSPHPHDAALLFAVLPYSDFATAAGAASATGKHMFMVQYLVDSCGFDQEKATEASKLLKGIQSRQQPDSVLAFLKSYGFDDASVKKLLRYSPKCLLLDVEKTLAPKFRAFEDLGLSPSDIVHLVRSNPRTVRIKHERTVPKIEFWQGLLGSKDALVKLFKRNRAILSYSIEKKIQPNLELLRECGLDGPKHTSVLRYCPQIAAQNADFLKTLISRAEDLGVPQTSGMFHITLRALLMVSPEKFKMQMELFRSFGWSEDNFVAAFQKCPTFTQGSLTALQRKMEFLINEVGYASSFIAIRPIPLIMSLERRLIPRHRILATLKSRGHCESDYKVTSYMMASETKFVEKYIIFYKDRYPDLSELYASLKHTNTSDSGLQ; encoded by the coding sequence ATGATGAAGAGGCTACATTACTTCTCCTCCTTCTGCAAAACCGTGTATTTCAGTCGTTCTCCTCACCCCCACGATGCTGCCCTCCTCTTTGCCGTCTTACCTTACTCGGACTTCGCCACCGCCGCCGGCGCCGCATCCGCCACTGGGAAGCACATGTTCATGGTCCAATACCTCGTCGACTCATGTGGCTTCGACCAGGAGAAGGCCACCGAGGCCTCGAAGCTTCTCAAGGGCATCCAATCCCGGCAGCAGCCCGACTCCGTCCTTGCTTTCCTCAAAAGTTACGGCTTCGATGACGCATCAGTGAAAAAGCTCCTACGTTATTCACCCAAATGTCTTCTTTTGGACGTAGAGAAGACACTTGCGCCAAAGTTCCGAGCTTTCGAAGATCTGGGTCTCTCCCCATCCGACATCGTCCACCTCGTCCGGTCGAATCCCCGTACCGTCAGAATCAAACATGAACGCACTGTGCCTAAGATCGAATTTTGGCAAGGCCTTCTCGGGTCCAAGGATGCGCTGGTGAAGTTGTTCAAGAGAAACCGTGCGATTCTTTCGTACAGTATCGAGAAGAAGATCCAGCCCAACCTTGAGTTGCTCCGGGAATGCGGCTTGGACGGCCCAAAGCATACCTCTGTGTTGCGGTACTGCCCACAGATCGCGGCACAGAATGCTGATTTCTTGAAGACCTTGATCAGTCGCGCGGAGGACTTGGGAGTGCCACAGACATCGGGGATGTTCCATATTACTCTGCGTGCACTCTTGATGGTCAGTCcagagaagttcaagatgcaaatgGAATTGTTCCGGAGCTTCGGGTGGTCAGAGGACAATTTTGTTGCGGCATTCCAAAAGTGTCCTACCTTCACACAAGGGTCTTTGACGGCATTGCAGAGAAAAATGGAGTTTTTGATAAATGAGGTTGGATATGCTTCTTCTTTCATTGCTATACGTCCGATACCATTGATAATGAGCTTGGAGAGAAGGTTAATTCCAAGACATCGGATCTTGGCAACCTTGAAGTCTAGGGGGCACTGTGAAAGTGATTACAAAGTGACGTCATATATGATGGCTTCTGAGACCAAATTTGTAGAGAAGTACATTATCTTCTATAAGGATAGATATCCAGATCTGAGTGAACTCTACGCAAGCTTGAAACACACAAATACTTCTGATTCTGGACTTCAATGA